The Stigmatella erecta sequence CGTCGTCGCGGGCTCCCCTGCCGGGAGGACAGGCGAGCCCGGAGGGGCCTATTCGTTGGCGGAGGCCTGGGTGGGGGGCGGGACGGAGCCCGCGCTGACGCGGACCGTCTTCGCGTTGAGGAACTCGCGCAGGCCGTGCAGCGCCATCTCGCGCCCGTGGCCCGAGTGCTTCACCCCGCCAAAGGGCAGCCGAGGATCCGAGGCCACCATGGCGTTGATGAACACCATGCCCGTCTCGATGCCCTCGATGAACCGCTGGGCCTCCGCCTCCTCCTTCGTCCAGACGCTCGCGCCCAGGCCATACGGGGTGTCGTTGGCCAGCGCGAGGGCGTGCTCCACGTCCTTCGCCCGGAAGAGCACCGCCACGGGGCCGAACAGCTCCTCGCGCGCGGCGGGGGATTCATCGGGCACGTCCGTGAGCACCGTGGGCGGGTAGTAGTACCCCGCGCCCGGGGGGAGCTTGCCGCCCACCGGGGCCTTCGCGCCCGCGGCGAGGCTCTTCTCCACCTGGGCGTGCAGGCCCTGGCGGATGCCCTCCGTGGCCAGCGGGCCCACCTCGGTCTGGGGGTCCATCGGGTCGCCCACCTTCACGCGGGCCATGCGCTCCACGAAGCGCCGCTCGAACTCCGGGTAGATGGCGTCGTGGACGATGAAGCGCTTGGCGGCGATGCAGGACTGGCCGTTGTTGATGAGCCGCGCCTTCACGGCTGTCTCCACCGCCTCGTCCAGCTTCGCGCTGGGCATGACGATGAAGGGGTCGCTCCCGCCCAGCTCCAGCACCACCTTCTTCAGCGCCTTGCCTGCCTGGGCACCGACCGCCCGGCCGGCCCCTTCGCTGCCCGTCAGGGTGACCGCCTTCACCCGGCGGTCCGAGATGACGCCTTCAATCTCCCGCGTCTCGATGAACAGGTTCTGGAACGCGCCTTTCGGGAAGCCCGCGCGCAGGAAGAGGTCCTCCAGCGCCAGCGCGCACTGCGGCACGTTGTGCGCGTGCTTGAGCAGGCCCACGTTGCCGGCGATGAGCGCCGGGGCCGCGAAGCGGACGACCTGCCAGAAGGGGAAGTTCCACGGCATGATGGCCAGCACGGGCCCCAGCGGCTCGTAGCGCACGTAGCTGCGGTCCTTGCCCGTGTCGATGGGCTCGTCGCGCAGGTACGCCTCGCCGTGCTCCACGTAGTAGCGGCACGCCTGGGCGCACTTCTGGGCTTCGGCCTTGGCGGCCTCGAAGGGCTTGCCCATCTCCTGGGTCATGGTGCGCCCGAAGGTGGCGGCCTCCGCCTCCAGCAGCTCCGCGGCCCGGGCCAGCCAGCGCTTGCGGTCGGCCAAGGGGGTGTGGCGGTAGGTGCGGAAGGTCTCCTCGGCCAGGCGCAGCCGGGCCTCGAGCTCCCCGGGGGTGAGGGCGGTGAAGGTCCGCAAGGTGGTGCCGGTGGTCGGCTCGGTGGTGGCGATGGCCAAGTGTCTTCCTCCTGTAGGCAGTGATAGCAGCCTGTTGCGCCAGGACAACCTTTGCCTGCTTCAAGGGTTCAGCCCCGCACGGCGCGCCCCGGTGTCTACAGTCCTGTAGCGGAATGGAAGGCATTGCCGCGAGGGGGGGCCGAATTCCCTAACGGTGGCTGGGCGGACTACGCTGGGGCCCGTAGGCGCTGCGCGGTGTGTGGTCTGGAGGCTCCAATGAACTATGAATTGGTCCAAGAGCGCCGTTTCAATCCTGTCTTCGCGGGGGTGTTGTCGTTTTTCTGTCCGGGGCTGGGACAGCTCTACAAGGGACAATTCTGGGGCGCGCTGCTCTGGTTTGTCGTCACCGGCATGGGCTACCTGGCGCTGGTGTTTCCCGGAATCATCATCCACTTCTTCTGCGTGACGGGCGCGGTGCTCGGCAGCGCCGGGCGGGACCGGATCCGCATCTAGCGGTGCCGCCAGGCGGATGCGGGGGGGCTTTCCGCGGCGGCTTTGTGCACTTCCTGGCGGCGGCGTGGGTCTGTCCGCCGCCCCGCCAGGGAAATGCATAGGGTGGGGGCTCCATGCGGCATCGACTGGGAAAGTGGATTGCCCCGCTGACGGGGCCGGAGCGGCTGCGCCTGCTGGGCGTATTGGCCGCGGTGTTGGCCTGTTGCCTGGGCTTCGCGATGCTGGCCGACGAAGTCGTGGAGCGCGAGACGCAGGGCTTCGACGAGACCGTGGTGCTCGCGCTGCGGCGGGCGGACGACCCCCAGGTGCCCATCGGCCCGAAGTGGCTGCTGGCCTCCGCGCGGGACATCACCTCGCTGGGCAGCGGCACGGTGCTCGCGCTCATCACGCTGGCGGTGTGTGGCTTCCTCGCGCTCATCCGCCGCTACCGCTCGCTGCTGCTGGTGGCCTGCTCCACCGCGGGTGGCGCGCTGGTGAACTCCCTGCTCAAGCACTTCTTCGCCCGGCCGCGGCCCTCGGTGGTGCCCCACCTGGCCGAGGCCTTCGCGCCGAGCTTCCCCAGCGGCCACGCCATGCTGTCGGCCATCGTGTACCTCACGCTGGGCGCCCTGGTGTCGCAGCTCACCGAGCGCCGCCGGCTCAAGGCGTATGTGCTGGGCATGGCGGTGCTGCTGAGCTTCGTGGTCGGGCTGACGCGGGTGTACCTGGGGGTGCACTACCTCACCGACATCATCGGCGGGTGGATGGTGGGGCTGGCCTGGGCGCTGCTGGCCGCGCTGCTGGTGCGCGGGGCGAAGCGCCAGAGCCCCGCCCTGCGGGACGAGGTGCGCAAGGGCGCCAGCGGGCCCGGCGAGCCTCCGCCCGAGCCTCCCTCGCCCGCCGCCCCCTGACGGGGGCCTGCCTCAGCCGGGGCGCACGCGCAGGAGCACCTTGCCGGTGGCGCGCCGCTCCTCCAGGTCGCGGAGCGCCTGCGCGCCCTGCTCCAGCGGGTAGGTGGGGCCGGCGACGGGCGCGAGCAGCCCCTGCTCCGCCAGCGCCGCCAGGTCCTTCGCGATGGCGGGCGTGAGGGCCGGGTCCGTCATCAGGAAGGCGCCCCAGGCCACGCCCACCACGTCGATGTTCCGCAGCAGCAGCCGGTTCACCGCCACCTCGGGAATGCGCCCCCCCGCGAAGCCCACCACCAGCACCCGGCCCTCCGGGGCCAGGCACTTGAGGCTCCGGTCGAAGATGTCGCCGCCCACCGGGTCCATCACCACGTCCACGCCGCGGCCGTCCGTCTTCTCGCGGGCCTGCTTCACCCAGTCCTCCGTGGACAGCAGCACCTCGTGCGCGCCCGCCTTCCGGGCCACCTCCGCCTTCTGGGGACTGCTGGCCACGGCGAGCACGCGCGCCCCGGCCCCCCGCGCCACCTGAATCGTCGCGGTGCCCACGCCCCCCGCGGCCCCATGCACGAGCACGGCCTCGCCCGCCTTCAGCCGGCCGCGCCGGTGCAGCGCGAAGTGGGCCGTGTGGTAGTTCATCACCCCCCCTGCGGCGGCCTCGAAGCTCCACACGTCCGGGATGCGGAAGGTCATCTCCGGTGGCGCCTTGGCCACCTCCGCGAAGCCGCCGAACATGGTGAAGGCCATCACCCGGTCGCCCTCCCGCACGGCCGCGCCCGCGGGGGCCCGGCGCACCACCCCCGCCACCTCCACGCCCGGGATGAAGGGCAGCGGGGGCTTCACCTGGTACTGCCCCCGGGTGAGCAGCAGATCCGGAAAGCTCACCCCCGCGGCCACCACGTCGATGAGCACCTCGCCGTCCGCCTCGGGCTCCGGCACCTCGAGCAGGTGAAGCCCCGCGGGCCCGTCCAGCGTTTGAAGTTGCAGCGCGCGCATGGTGTTGCCTTTCTCTTTCTTCATGGAACCTGGGGACAAGGGGAGCCCCCCCCTGTTCATCCGGCGCCCGAATGCAAACCTTGGAAGGTGTTTGGGTGCAGTGGCAAGGAGGACACAATGCCTCGTGGGGATAAGAGCAAATACACCGACAAGCAAAAGCGGCGCGCGGAGCACATCGCCGACAGCTACGTGGAGCACGGCACCAAGGCGAAGGAGGCCAAGCGCCGGGCGTGGGCCACCGTGAACGCCGAGTCACACGGGGGCGAGAAGCCCGGCGGCTCCGGTTACGGGCAGCCCGAGACGCACCAGGCCTCGAGCCGCGGAGGCACGCGGAGCCAGGCGGGCCGTACCCAGGCCCAGCGCTCGGCCGCGGCGAAGAAGGCGGCGGCGACGCGTAAGCGCAAGACGCTCCAGCGGGCCACGGCCGCCAAGCGCGGCGCCGCCAAGCGCACCACCGCCAAGAAGACCACCACCGCCCAGCGGAGCACCGCCAAGCGTGGCACCTCCAAGGGCAAGCGCTGAGCGAAGGCCCCCCAGGGCGGCCGCGAAACAGCGCGCCGCCGCGCGCAAGCGCACCCTGGCGGAGTTGCCCAAGTCCACCTGCCTCGCGCTTGGTCAGCAGGCGAACAAGGTCAAACGGCGGAAGGCCCAGCGCCCTTGACGCGGCGCGGCGCGGGCGGCCTTGAGCGGGGGGGCGCGGAAAGTCCTCCCGCCCTCCGTATTCCAGGCGTAGGGTTTCACCGCTGATGAGAGCCTGGCTGCGGCAGTGGAAGAGGCGGCTGCGTCCGGATCGGGCGCGGGTGCCGGTCTTCTATGATGAGCCCTACCGGCTGCCGCTCTCCCGCCTCGGCGCCACCCACGGCCTGGAGCCGTGCCAGGTGGACTTCACCACCGGGTACCTGCTGGAGGCCGGCGTCATCCGCGCCGCCGAGGTCCACCGCCCCCGGCCCGTCTCCTATGCGCAGCTGGCCCGGGTGCACGCGGCCTCCTACCTGGAGTCGCTGGGCGCGCCCGAGACGCTCGCGCGCATCTTCACCGTGGAGCCCGCGGACGTGCCGGTGGACACCGTGCTGGACGCGGTGCGGCGCATCTGCGGCGGCACGCTGGAGGCGGCC is a genomic window containing:
- a CDS encoding NAD-dependent succinate-semialdehyde dehydrogenase, coding for MAIATTEPTTGTTLRTFTALTPGELEARLRLAEETFRTYRHTPLADRKRWLARAAELLEAEAATFGRTMTQEMGKPFEAAKAEAQKCAQACRYYVEHGEAYLRDEPIDTGKDRSYVRYEPLGPVLAIMPWNFPFWQVVRFAAPALIAGNVGLLKHAHNVPQCALALEDLFLRAGFPKGAFQNLFIETREIEGVISDRRVKAVTLTGSEGAGRAVGAQAGKALKKVVLELGGSDPFIVMPSAKLDEAVETAVKARLINNGQSCIAAKRFIVHDAIYPEFERRFVERMARVKVGDPMDPQTEVGPLATEGIRQGLHAQVEKSLAAGAKAPVGGKLPPGAGYYYPPTVLTDVPDESPAAREELFGPVAVLFRAKDVEHALALANDTPYGLGASVWTKEEAEAQRFIEGIETGMVFINAMVASDPRLPFGGVKHSGHGREMALHGLREFLNAKTVRVSAGSVPPPTQASANE
- a CDS encoding phosphatase PAP2 family protein, whose protein sequence is MRHRLGKWIAPLTGPERLRLLGVLAAVLACCLGFAMLADEVVERETQGFDETVVLALRRADDPQVPIGPKWLLASARDITSLGSGTVLALITLAVCGFLALIRRYRSLLLVACSTAGGALVNSLLKHFFARPRPSVVPHLAEAFAPSFPSGHAMLSAIVYLTLGALVSQLTERRRLKAYVLGMAVLLSFVVGLTRVYLGVHYLTDIIGGWMVGLAWALLAALLVRGAKRQSPALRDEVRKGASGPGEPPPEPPSPAAP
- a CDS encoding NADPH:quinone oxidoreductase family protein translates to MKKEKGNTMRALQLQTLDGPAGLHLLEVPEPEADGEVLIDVVAAGVSFPDLLLTRGQYQVKPPLPFIPGVEVAGVVRRAPAGAAVREGDRVMAFTMFGGFAEVAKAPPEMTFRIPDVWSFEAAAGGVMNYHTAHFALHRRGRLKAGEAVLVHGAAGGVGTATIQVARGAGARVLAVASSPQKAEVARKAGAHEVLLSTEDWVKQAREKTDGRGVDVVMDPVGGDIFDRSLKCLAPEGRVLVVGFAGGRIPEVAVNRLLLRNIDVVGVAWGAFLMTDPALTPAIAKDLAALAEQGLLAPVAGPTYPLEQGAQALRDLEERRATGKVLLRVRPG
- a CDS encoding plasmid stabilization protein, with translation MPRGDKSKYTDKQKRRAEHIADSYVEHGTKAKEAKRRAWATVNAESHGGEKPGGSGYGQPETHQASSRGGTRSQAGRTQAQRSAAAKKAAATRKRKTLQRATAAKRGAAKRTTAKKTTTAQRSTAKRGTSKGKR